The DNA region AACTCATAGCCAGCTTTAATTAAAATTTCCTGCATACTTTGGCTATCCGCTTGATTGACTTTACATCCTAAAGTATAAATTGCAAATTTCAAAATATCTACCTCTTAAAATTCTTTTTCGTATTTCAATGCTGCAAGCAACATCAATGGCGCTGTTTCCGTGCGTAATATTTGCTTGCCCAGTGTTACACATTTAAACCCTTGAGCAACCGCCTGTTCAACCTCTTTGGGTGCAAAACCGCCTTCGGCACCTACCAAAAAAGTTATATCTTGATTTAAAGCATTACTTTGCAAACAAGCCTTTAAAGAATAACTTTGTTCTTCCTCATACGCCAAAATATCCAAGTTATTTACTGTGTGCTCTGTTAAGAATTCTGACAAACTTTTAATCTCGTGTACTCGCGGAACAACCTCGTGTTTACTTTGTTTAGCAGCCTCATAAGCAATTCTCTGCCAGCGTTCGACTTTTTTAATCGCTTTATCTAAATCATAATCAACGATACAGCGTGATAATTTAAGTAAATAAATATCCGTCACACCAAGTTCAACAGCTTTTTGAACCACGTAATCCATTTTATCACCTTTGATTAAACCTTGTGCTAAAACGACTCTATTTAGCTTAACAAACTTATCTAATATTTCCAGCGATTTTAATTCTATAATA from Succinispira mobilis DSM 6222 includes:
- a CDS encoding RsmE family RNA methyltransferase, producing the protein MYRFFSQQEYSEKIFLQGTDAYHIANVLRMQTGEKMQIVTSDRYLALAEISSIKAGIIELKSLEILDKFVKLNRVVLAQGLIKGDKMDYVVQKAVELGVTDIYLLKLSRCIVDYDLDKAIKKVERWQRIAYEAAKQSKHEVVPRVHEIKSLSEFLTEHTVNNLDILAYEEEQSYSLKACLQSNALNQDITFLVGAEGGFAPKEVEQAVAQGFKCVTLGKQILRTETAPLMLLAALKYEKEF